From a region of the Thermus caldilimi genome:
- a CDS encoding CBS and ACT domain-containing protein — translation MLVQDVMRFPVVTVEPGVTLEEAYRLLLEKGIRHLPVMGEGRLVGIITDRDIRLATSHLNPKGPCPGCTRVAEVMTQEVVTAHPLDPVEEAARVMRERKIGCLPVLEDGVLVGIVTGIDLLDALLKLTGVTEPSGRLEVRLPDRVGELARLTGFLAGRGINIHSLLSYPENGDRVRAVVRVNTLETHLLAEGLRQEGFEVLWPPKKPW, via the coding sequence ATGTTGGTCCAAGACGTGATGCGTTTCCCGGTGGTGACGGTGGAGCCCGGGGTGACCCTCGAGGAGGCCTACCGCCTCCTTTTGGAGAAGGGCATCCGTCACCTGCCGGTGATGGGGGAGGGAAGGCTGGTGGGGATCATCACCGACCGGGATATCCGCCTGGCCACCAGTCACCTTAACCCCAAGGGGCCTTGCCCCGGGTGCACCCGCGTGGCGGAGGTGATGACCCAGGAGGTGGTCACCGCCCACCCTCTGGATCCCGTGGAAGAGGCCGCCCGGGTGATGCGGGAAAGGAAGATCGGCTGCCTGCCCGTGCTGGAGGATGGCGTTTTGGTGGGGATCGTCACGGGGATAGACCTCCTGGATGCTCTCCTTAAACTCACCGGGGTCACCGAGCCCTCGGGCCGCCTCGAGGTCCGCCTTCCCGACCGCGTGGGAGAACTGGCCCGGCTCACGGGGTTTTTGGCGGGCCGGGGGATCAACATCCACTCCCTCCTCTCGTATCCAGAGAATGGGGATAGGGTGCGGGCGGTGGTGCGGGTGAATACCTTGGAAACCCACCTTCTTGCGGAGGGGCTACGCCAGGAGGGATTTGAGGTGCTCTGGCCCCCCAAGAAACCATGGTGA
- a CDS encoding ABC transporter ATP-binding protein: MNGNHVLLEIRDLKKHFPIRGGVLSRVVGSVKAVDGVSFAIKKGEVLGLVGESGSGKTTVGRTLLRLIEPTGGRILFDGQDITDLPKDKLRPYRRRMQIIFQDPFSSLNPRMTVGDIIAEPLIIHGIGKTPQERTERVAELLKLVGLSPDHMRRYPHEFSGGQRQRIGIARALAVAPDFIVADEPVSALDVSIQAQVVNLLQDLKEELGLTLLFIAHDLAVVEYISDRVAVMYLGKVMEIASSKELYRNPKHPYTEALLSAVPIPDPTVKRERIVLQGDIPSPINPPSGCVFRTRCRYALPECAQVVPELKEVAPGHFKACIRDDIL, encoded by the coding sequence ATGAACGGCAACCATGTCCTCCTGGAAATCCGAGACCTGAAGAAGCACTTCCCCATCCGCGGCGGGGTCCTCTCCCGGGTGGTGGGGAGCGTGAAGGCGGTGGACGGGGTTTCCTTCGCCATCAAGAAGGGGGAGGTTTTGGGCTTGGTGGGGGAGTCGGGGAGCGGCAAGACCACCGTGGGCCGGACCCTTTTGCGTCTCATCGAGCCCACGGGGGGGCGCATCCTCTTTGACGGGCAGGACATCACGGACCTACCCAAGGACAAACTTCGCCCCTACCGCCGCCGGATGCAGATCATCTTCCAGGATCCCTTCAGCTCCTTGAACCCCCGCATGACCGTGGGGGACATCATCGCCGAGCCCCTCATCATCCACGGGATCGGCAAGACGCCCCAGGAACGCACGGAAAGGGTGGCGGAGCTGCTTAAGCTGGTGGGGCTTTCCCCGGACCACATGCGCCGCTACCCCCATGAGTTCTCGGGCGGCCAGAGGCAAAGGATCGGCATCGCCCGCGCCCTGGCGGTGGCCCCGGACTTCATCGTGGCCGACGAGCCGGTTTCCGCTTTGGATGTGTCCATCCAGGCCCAGGTGGTGAACCTCCTCCAGGACCTTAAGGAGGAGCTGGGCCTGACCCTCCTCTTCATCGCCCACGACCTGGCGGTGGTGGAGTACATCTCCGACCGGGTGGCGGTGATGTACCTGGGCAAGGTGATGGAGATTGCCTCCTCGAAGGAGCTCTACCGCAATCCCAAGCACCCCTACACCGAGGCCCTGCTCTCGGCGGTGCCCATCCCCGACCCCACGGTGAAGCGGGAGAGGATCGTCCTTCAGGGGGATATTCCCTCGCCCATCAATCCGCCTTCCGGATGCGTGTTCCGCACCCGTTGCCGCTACGCCCTCCCCGAGTGCGCCCAGGTGGTGCCGGAGCTTAAGGAGGTGGCCCCCGGCCACTTCAAGGCCTGCATCCGGGACGACATTTTGTAG
- a CDS encoding ABC transporter ATP-binding protein has protein sequence MDEKRLLEVRDLKVHFFTDDGVVKAVDGVSFHVDKGETLAVVGESGSGKSVTALSIMRLIPTPPGRIVAGEILFRGKDGEVRDLAKLSEAEMRRIRGNDIAMIFQEPMTSLNPVYTVGDQIAEAIMLHQGKSRKEAMELAAHMLDLVGIPEPRKRLANYPHQMSGGMRQRVMIAMALSCNPSLLIADEPTTALDVTIQAQILELMKKLQEEIGMSILFITHNLGVVAEMADRVVVMYAGRAVEEADVVPLFKEPLHPYTRGLLHSVPRLDLAAERRERLEAIPGNVPNPLYLPPGCAFHPRCKHYVEGLCDREIPPLEDTGDGRQVRCVRWREIREVWA, from the coding sequence ATGGACGAAAAGCGGCTACTGGAGGTGAGAGACCTTAAAGTCCACTTCTTCACCGATGACGGGGTGGTGAAGGCGGTGGACGGGGTTTCCTTCCATGTGGACAAAGGGGAAACCCTGGCGGTGGTGGGGGAGTCGGGTTCCGGGAAGAGCGTGACGGCCCTCTCCATCATGCGGCTCATTCCCACGCCTCCGGGTAGGATCGTGGCCGGGGAGATCCTTTTCCGCGGCAAGGACGGGGAGGTACGGGACCTGGCCAAGCTGTCCGAGGCGGAGATGCGGAGGATCCGGGGCAACGACATCGCCATGATCTTTCAGGAGCCCATGACCTCCTTAAACCCCGTGTATACGGTGGGGGACCAGATCGCCGAGGCCATCATGCTCCACCAGGGGAAAAGCCGTAAAGAGGCCATGGAGCTGGCAGCCCACATGCTGGACCTGGTGGGCATCCCTGAGCCCAGGAAGCGGCTTGCCAACTACCCTCACCAGATGTCCGGGGGGATGCGGCAAAGGGTGATGATCGCCATGGCCCTATCCTGCAATCCCTCCCTTCTCATCGCTGACGAGCCTACCACCGCCTTAGACGTGACCATCCAGGCCCAGATCCTGGAGCTTATGAAGAAGCTTCAGGAGGAGATTGGCATGAGCATCCTCTTCATCACCCACAACCTGGGGGTGGTGGCGGAGATGGCGGACCGGGTGGTGGTGATGTACGCGGGGCGGGCGGTGGAGGAGGCGGATGTGGTACCCCTTTTCAAGGAGCCCCTGCACCCCTACACCCGTGGACTCTTGCACTCCGTGCCCCGGCTGGACCTGGCGGCGGAGCGGAGGGAGCGCCTCGAGGCCATCCCCGGCAATGTGCCGAACCCCCTGTACCTGCCCCCGGGATGCGCCTTCCATCCCCGGTGCAAGCACTACGTGGAAGGCCTCTGTGACCGGGAGATTCCCCCCCTGGAGGACACGGGTGACGGCCGCCAGGTGCGGTGCGTGCGCTGGCGGGAGATCCGGGAGGTGTGGGCATGA
- a CDS encoding ABC transporter permease gives MERLSPSPTRTQLVLRQFRKHRLAVWGGRILLVLYLMAALAGFFSPYDPNYYELYPPKGNHPPTRIHFLDPETGRLSRPFVYATKRSIDPVTLQPRYEEDPSQGKFYLRFFVRTPDQPYTVFKVFRSDLRLFGVDPPGRIFLMGTDNFGRDLFSRIVYGGQVSLTIGILSALVSFALGLLLGGIAGYFSGRPFALSLPPRAWRGWSWVLGLVGLFLWLAVAAGVLFLAWSFVRLSPGKGVFSLAVDGFVLVLGLGGALLILWKVFREPLRLDPDDLIMRTVEIIAAIPSLFLLISLRAVFPTHIDPLLTFYLVVGLLGFIGWGGLARVERGIVLSVREMDYVQAARALGASDGRIIARHILPATASYVIVSLSLTIPGFILGESGLSFLGLGVTEPYTSWGLLLQAAQQGGFASFTDRPWVLWPGFFIFLSVLSWNFLGDGLRDALDPRRRQ, from the coding sequence GTGGAACGCCTTTCGCCTTCTCCCACCCGAACCCAGCTGGTTTTGCGCCAGTTTCGCAAGCACCGCCTGGCGGTCTGGGGCGGGCGTATCCTTCTGGTGCTCTACCTGATGGCCGCTTTGGCCGGCTTTTTCAGCCCCTACGATCCCAACTACTATGAGCTTTATCCCCCCAAGGGGAACCACCCGCCCACCCGAATCCACTTTTTGGACCCCGAGACGGGAAGGCTTAGCCGGCCTTTTGTCTACGCTACCAAACGCAGCATTGATCCGGTAACCCTCCAGCCCCGTTACGAGGAGGATCCTTCGCAGGGCAAGTTCTACCTGCGCTTTTTCGTGCGAACCCCCGACCAGCCCTACACCGTCTTCAAGGTGTTCCGCTCCGACCTGAGGCTCTTTGGGGTGGATCCCCCGGGGCGCATCTTCCTGATGGGTACGGACAACTTTGGCCGGGACCTCTTCAGCCGGATCGTCTACGGGGGGCAGGTATCCCTTACCATCGGCATCCTTTCCGCTTTGGTTTCTTTCGCCCTGGGGCTCTTGCTGGGGGGTATCGCCGGCTACTTTTCGGGGCGGCCCTTTGCCCTTTCCCTCCCCCCTCGAGCCTGGCGCGGCTGGAGCTGGGTGCTTGGGCTTGTGGGCCTTTTTCTCTGGCTGGCTGTGGCCGCTGGCGTTCTGTTCTTAGCCTGGTCCTTTGTGCGGCTCAGCCCCGGCAAGGGTGTCTTTTCCCTGGCGGTGGATGGGTTCGTCCTGGTCCTGGGGTTGGGGGGGGCCCTTCTTATCCTTTGGAAGGTTTTCCGGGAGCCTTTGAGGCTCGATCCTGACGACCTCATCATGCGCACCGTGGAGATCATCGCCGCCATCCCCAGCCTTTTCCTCCTCATCTCCTTGAGGGCGGTGTTTCCCACCCACATCGATCCCCTCCTCACCTTCTACCTGGTGGTGGGGCTTTTGGGTTTCATCGGCTGGGGGGGATTGGCCCGGGTGGAGCGGGGGATCGTCCTGTCCGTGCGGGAGATGGACTACGTGCAGGCGGCCAGGGCCTTGGGGGCTTCGGATGGGCGCATCATCGCCCGCCACATCCTGCCTGCCACCGCCAGCTACGTGATCGTAAGCCTTTCCCTGACCATTCCCGGCTTCATCCTGGGGGAAAGTGGGCTCTCCTTCCTGGGGCTTGGGGTCACGGAGCCCTACACCAGCTGGGGCCTTCTCCTGCAGGCGGCCCAGCAGGGGGGATTTGCCTCCTTCACCGATCGGCCCTGGGTGCTATGGCCCGGGTTCTTCATCTTCCTTTCCGTGCTGTCCTGGAACTTCTTGGGCGATGGCCTGCGGGATGCCTTGGATCCCAGGCGGAGGCAGTAG
- a CDS encoding transposase, with amino-acid sequence MHQTAQALLWTLLALLPTPHLRESLKALLLLLLTGHGKARPQHSKTKSPSALSRFLNRYPWPTRALIRLARKKAQETLHRARPRRGPKPRLLVVLDLVTLEKRGLFPALPLSFFHGKWGLHLVVLYLVLGELRIPWAYRVWRGKGEKALSLLALRLLASLPPWMRKSFHLRVVADAAFGTARFLVGVRGLGLEAVVGMRRDRKTREGLPLFGLRRQGSRVHLRGLPFPVWVSWYRYPLPGGGWEWRYVVATFPAGPRTVLVWGRRRFTIEHFFRTVKSEFSLGRFGQRTALGVHRFLVLSFLAYLLAHWVRLAPDGRGLSWREAGWAAARLLLPEVVLRVLMAELGALGLWPPPAGGRGCSCRVFGRCKF; translated from the coding sequence ATGCACCAGACGGCCCAAGCTCTACTCTGGACCCTCCTGGCCCTCCTGCCAACCCCCCACCTCCGCGAATCCCTCAAAGCGCTTCTTCTCCTCCTTCTCACCGGCCACGGCAAGGCCAGGCCCCAGCACAGCAAGACCAAGTCCCCTTCCGCCCTCTCCCGCTTCCTCAACCGCTATCCCTGGCCCACCCGCGCCCTCATCCGCCTGGCTCGCAAGAAGGCCCAGGAAACCCTCCACCGGGCCAGGCCCAGGCGGGGGCCCAAGCCCAGGCTCCTGGTGGTCCTGGACCTGGTCACCCTGGAGAAGCGGGGCCTCTTCCCCGCCTTGCCCCTCTCCTTTTTCCACGGCAAGTGGGGGCTCCACCTGGTGGTGCTCTATCTGGTGCTGGGAGAGCTGCGCATCCCCTGGGCCTACCGGGTGTGGCGGGGGAAGGGGGAGAAGGCCCTTTCCCTCCTTGCCCTGCGTCTTCTGGCCTCCCTGCCCCCCTGGATGCGCAAGTCCTTCCACCTTCGGGTGGTGGCCGATGCTGCCTTCGGCACCGCCCGGTTTCTTGTGGGGGTGCGGGGGTTGGGTCTGGAAGCGGTGGTGGGGATGCGGCGGGACCGAAAGACGCGGGAGGGGCTTCCCCTCTTTGGGCTCAGACGGCAGGGGAGTCGGGTGCATCTGCGGGGACTTCCCTTTCCCGTGTGGGTGAGCTGGTACCGCTATCCCTTACCCGGGGGAGGGTGGGAGTGGCGGTACGTGGTGGCCACCTTTCCTGCGGGGCCACGGACTGTGCTGGTGTGGGGGCGGCGGCGGTTTACCATTGAGCACTTCTTCCGCACGGTAAAGAGCGAGTTTTCCCTGGGGCGTTTTGGGCAGCGGACGGCCTTGGGGGTGCATCGGTTTCTGGTGCTGTCCTTCCTGGCTTACCTGCTGGCCCACTGGGTGAGGCTAGCTCCAGACGGGAGAGGTCTTTCTTGGCGGGAGGCTGGGTGGGCAGCGGCGCGCCTGCTGCTGCCGGAGGTGGTCTTGCGGGTCCTCATGGCCGAGCTGGGAGCTTTGGGTCTTTGGCCTCCGCCTGCGGGGGGAAGGGGGTGTTCATGCAGGGTATTCGGGAGGTGCAAGTTTTGA
- a CDS encoding ABC transporter permease: MTAYILRRILYLIPTFFGATFLAFLIIQLAPGDYLTQLELDPKVTPETIARLRAQFGLDRPIYEQYLLWMDNLLHLNLGYSFAYQAPVLEVIWPRVVNSMVIVIPSTLLLYLVAIPIGVYGAVRQYSLGDRILSFLAYIGLSVPSFFLALIAIYVLLQIKFRTGTLIFPVSGMTSSGFEQMPPLRQILDIAWHAVVPVLVATANDIAGLSRLMRGQMLEVLSQDYIRTARAKGLAERVVLYKHAFRNAVIPFVATLGGLLPSLISGAGFVEVVMAWPGITPFFLDAIANQDLYLKTCTSRIPCMNTPFPPQAEAKDPKLPARP; the protein is encoded by the coding sequence ATGACCGCATACATCCTTCGTCGTATCCTGTACCTGATCCCCACCTTCTTCGGGGCTACCTTCCTGGCCTTCCTCATCATCCAGCTGGCCCCTGGGGATTACCTAACCCAGCTGGAGCTGGACCCCAAGGTGACCCCGGAAACCATCGCCCGCCTTAGGGCCCAGTTCGGCCTGGATCGCCCCATCTACGAGCAGTACCTGCTTTGGATGGATAACCTGTTGCACCTGAACCTGGGTTATTCCTTTGCCTATCAGGCACCGGTGCTGGAGGTGATCTGGCCTCGAGTGGTGAACTCCATGGTGATCGTTATCCCTTCCACCCTTCTTCTGTACCTGGTGGCCATTCCCATCGGGGTCTACGGGGCGGTGCGCCAGTACTCCTTAGGGGACAGGATCCTTTCCTTTCTGGCGTATATCGGGCTTTCCGTGCCCAGCTTTTTCTTGGCGCTTATCGCCATCTATGTGCTTCTCCAGATCAAGTTCCGCACGGGTACCCTTATCTTCCCGGTTTCCGGAATGACTAGCAGCGGCTTTGAACAGATGCCGCCCTTGCGCCAGATCCTGGACATCGCCTGGCATGCGGTGGTGCCTGTGCTGGTGGCCACCGCCAACGATATCGCCGGGCTTTCCCGCCTCATGCGGGGACAGATGCTGGAGGTGTTATCCCAGGACTATATCCGCACGGCCCGGGCCAAGGGCTTGGCCGAGCGGGTGGTCCTTTACAAGCACGCCTTTCGTAACGCAGTAATTCCCTTCGTGGCCACCTTGGGCGGGCTTCTTCCCAGCTTGATCTCGGGAGCGGGGTTCGTGGAGGTGGTTATGGCCTGGCCGGGTATTACCCCCTTTTTCCTGGACGCCATCGCCAACCAGGACCTTTACCTCAAAACTTGCACCTCCCGAATACCCTGCATGAACACCCCCTTCCCCCCGCAGGCGGAGGCCAAAGACCCAAAGCTCCCAGCTCGGCCATGA
- a CDS encoding ABC transporter substrate-binding protein, producing the protein MRKALAVVVGLIALAGVASAQTFVWPQKWTVAKPSEVKRGGTLRAAVISDYRTFNPFITAEAGNVPEIISGARGLVMRDPTTGDWIPYMAESWTVSPNKLEITFKIRRGMKWSDGKPITADDWIMTWRIHTDKAVGSNSYDSFFIDGKPITLRKIDDYTIRFIYPKTDAEAFAVASFEPWPAHIFGPVYQKDGAEGIKKMWTLNEKPENIVSGGPWLIESYRPGERLVLKRNPVFGEWNKDEAGNPLPYLDRYEIKIVKDTNAQLAEFLAGNIDLMAPATVDHISQIRQAIQQGRLDATIKVNASPVASSQFMVFNWNKASDPFKQNLFRSDKFRRAMSHIVNRQAVIDIVYGGLGTPMYTSVYPVLTQWVNPKVPKYEYNLQEAAKLLAELGFTRKDREGYLVDSRGRRLEFNLATNAGNAQREQIAKLIVDEAKKVGVKVNFTAIDFNTLVGQLLSSGPDRPFDAIIIGLSGGGLDWPFGSNVVPCKGNLHMWNKSGQCIDPRETQLDALYSRGRTELDFKKRVEIGYRMQEIEVQLLPVIYIAGPNYHPAWNNRLGGEHPEAIISSIWGQRELELTFIKK; encoded by the coding sequence ATGAGAAAAGCCCTGGCAGTTGTGGTTGGCCTTATAGCCCTGGCAGGAGTGGCCAGCGCCCAGACCTTCGTCTGGCCGCAGAAGTGGACGGTGGCCAAGCCCTCTGAGGTCAAGAGGGGCGGCACCCTGCGGGCAGCGGTCATCTCTGACTACCGCACCTTTAACCCCTTTATTACCGCAGAGGCAGGGAACGTTCCGGAGATCATCTCCGGGGCCAGGGGTCTGGTCATGCGCGACCCCACCACCGGGGACTGGATCCCCTATATGGCGGAGTCCTGGACGGTGAGCCCCAACAAGCTGGAGATCACCTTCAAGATCCGCCGGGGCATGAAGTGGTCCGATGGTAAGCCCATCACCGCCGACGACTGGATCATGACCTGGCGCATCCACACGGATAAGGCGGTGGGGTCCAACAGCTACGACTCCTTCTTCATCGACGGCAAGCCCATCACCCTTAGGAAGATTGACGACTACACCATCCGCTTCATCTACCCCAAGACGGATGCGGAAGCCTTTGCCGTAGCCAGCTTTGAGCCCTGGCCGGCCCACATCTTTGGGCCCGTCTACCAGAAGGATGGCGCCGAGGGCATCAAGAAGATGTGGACCCTGAACGAGAAGCCGGAAAACATCGTGTCCGGCGGGCCCTGGCTCATCGAGAGCTACCGCCCCGGTGAGCGCCTGGTGCTGAAGCGCAACCCGGTCTTTGGGGAGTGGAACAAGGACGAGGCGGGGAATCCCTTGCCCTACTTGGACCGCTACGAGATCAAGATCGTCAAGGACACCAACGCCCAGCTGGCGGAGTTCCTGGCGGGGAACATCGACCTCATGGCCCCTGCCACCGTGGACCACATCTCCCAGATCCGCCAGGCCATCCAGCAGGGGCGCCTGGACGCCACCATCAAGGTGAACGCTTCCCCGGTGGCCAGCAGCCAGTTCATGGTCTTCAACTGGAACAAGGCCTCGGATCCCTTCAAGCAAAACCTCTTCCGCTCCGACAAGTTCCGTCGGGCCATGAGCCACATCGTGAACCGCCAGGCGGTGATCGACATCGTCTACGGCGGCCTGGGCACCCCCATGTACACCAGCGTCTACCCCGTGCTCACCCAGTGGGTGAACCCCAAGGTGCCCAAGTACGAGTACAACCTCCAGGAGGCTGCCAAGCTCCTGGCCGAGTTGGGCTTCACCCGCAAGGACCGGGAGGGTTACCTGGTGGACAGCCGGGGCCGCAGGTTGGAGTTTAACCTCGCCACCAACGCCGGCAACGCCCAGCGGGAACAGATCGCCAAGCTCATCGTGGACGAGGCCAAGAAGGTGGGGGTGAAGGTGAACTTCACCGCCATTGACTTCAACACCCTGGTGGGGCAACTTCTCTCCTCTGGCCCTGACCGGCCCTTTGACGCCATCATCATCGGGCTTTCCGGCGGCGGGCTGGACTGGCCCTTCGGCTCCAACGTGGTGCCCTGCAAGGGCAACCTGCACATGTGGAACAAGTCGGGTCAGTGCATCGACCCCCGAGAGACCCAGCTGGATGCCCTTTACTCCCGTGGCCGCACCGAGCTTGATTTCAAGAAGCGGGTGGAGATCGGCTACCGCATGCAGGAGATCGAGGTCCAGCTCCTTCCCGTCATCTACATCGCAGGGCCCAACTACCACCCCGCCTGGAACAACCGCCTGGGTGGGGAGCACCCCGAGGCCATCATCAGCAGCATCTGGGGCCAGCGGGAGCTGGAGCTGACCTTCATCAAGAAATGA
- a CDS encoding transposase, with the protein MRSLPFGPEALRPFVSPLLDAWLERHEEKVARLLWAILASGSARKSDWARAYRQEATEEANYKAIDRLLPLLEPQRYLLRLLDPKTPFLLVDPTEVPRPQAKRTPYVGRLSDGKTLGFWAVVLAQPYEGRAVPVYVGSYWEGKPEGRNRTWEDWVEAVREYVEEETVWVFDREFSFAGWLEVLERAGVRYAVRLNLGTRPRLEWRGERLVPWVDRGREVRYEGVRYRGEVEVNLVGVWREGMREALWVMGNLPPEELLGVYEERMKMEEGFRDLKGHMGFAGVMSKGWEAMEKTLALVALAYGVGLLVGEEARRRLKGGARREGGSGGYTRGSLSS; encoded by the coding sequence ATGAGGAGCTTGCCGTTTGGACCGGAGGCTTTACGCCCCTTCGTGAGCCCTCTGCTGGATGCCTGGCTGGAGCGCCACGAGGAGAAGGTAGCCCGGTTGCTCTGGGCCATCCTGGCCTCAGGTTCTGCCCGCAAGAGCGATTGGGCCAGGGCCTACCGCCAAGAGGCCACGGAGGAAGCCAACTACAAGGCCATTGACCGACTCCTTCCCCTCCTGGAACCCCAGCGCTACCTCCTGCGCCTCCTGGACCCCAAGACCCCCTTCCTCCTGGTGGACCCCACGGAGGTACCCCGTCCCCAGGCGAAACGGACCCCCTACGTGGGCCGGCTTTCCGACGGCAAGACCCTGGGCTTTTGGGCGGTGGTGTTGGCCCAACCCTACGAGGGCCGGGCGGTGCCGGTGTACGTGGGGAGCTACTGGGAGGGGAAGCCGGAGGGGAGGAACCGGACGTGGGAGGATTGGGTGGAGGCGGTGCGGGAATACGTGGAGGAGGAGACGGTGTGGGTATTTGACCGGGAGTTCTCCTTTGCGGGGTGGCTGGAGGTGCTGGAGCGGGCGGGGGTGAGGTATGCGGTGCGGTTGAACCTGGGGACGAGGCCGCGGTTGGAATGGAGAGGGGAGCGGTTGGTGCCCTGGGTGGATCGGGGGCGGGAGGTGAGGTACGAGGGGGTGAGGTACCGGGGGGAGGTGGAGGTGAACCTGGTGGGGGTGTGGCGGGAGGGGATGCGGGAGGCGCTTTGGGTGATGGGGAACCTGCCTCCGGAGGAGCTTCTTGGGGTGTACGAGGAGAGGATGAAGATGGAGGAGGGGTTCAGGGACCTGAAGGGGCACATGGGGTTTGCTGGGGTGATGAGCAAGGGGTGGGAAGCGATGGAGAAGACGCTGGCCCTGGTGGCGTTGGCCTACGGGGTGGGGCTTTTGGTGGGGGAGGAGGCGCGGAGGCGCCTGAAAGGGGGGGCGCGAAGGGAAGGCGGAAGTGGGGGGTATACTCGGGGCTCTTTGTCCTCTTGA
- a CDS encoding zinc-binding dehydrogenase gives MKAVVMEARGGPEVLKVTEVPTPEPGPKEVRIRVKAAALNHLDIWVRKGVASPKLPLPHILGADASGVVDAVGPGVTGFAPGDEVVVNPGLSCGHCERCLAGEDNLCPKYEILGEHRWGAYAEYLVVPEVNLLKKPQNLSFEEAAAIPLTFLTAWQMVVDKLQVQPGEDILVMAAGSGVSVAAIQIAKLFGARVVATAGSEEKLRKAKELGADETVNYTHPDWPKEVRRLTGGKGADKVVDHTGALYFEGVIRATANGGRIAIAGASSGYEGTLPFAHVFFRQLSILGSTMGSKSRLFPILRFVEQGRLKPVVGQVLPLEEAAEGHRLLEERRIFGKVVLRVD, from the coding sequence ATGAAAGCCGTGGTCATGGAGGCTCGAGGGGGTCCAGAGGTCTTAAAGGTAACCGAGGTACCCACGCCTGAACCCGGTCCCAAGGAAGTAAGGATCCGCGTCAAAGCCGCAGCCCTCAACCACCTGGACATCTGGGTTCGCAAGGGAGTGGCCAGCCCCAAGCTTCCCTTACCCCACATCCTGGGAGCCGATGCCTCGGGGGTGGTGGACGCAGTTGGGCCTGGGGTAACGGGCTTTGCCCCTGGGGACGAGGTGGTGGTGAATCCTGGTCTCTCCTGCGGCCACTGCGAGCGGTGCCTGGCAGGGGAGGATAACCTCTGCCCCAAATACGAGATCCTGGGCGAGCACCGCTGGGGGGCCTATGCTGAGTACCTGGTGGTACCCGAGGTGAACCTCCTTAAGAAGCCCCAAAACCTTTCCTTTGAAGAAGCCGCTGCCATCCCCCTGACCTTCCTCACCGCCTGGCAGATGGTGGTGGACAAACTCCAGGTGCAGCCTGGCGAGGATATTCTGGTCATGGCGGCAGGGAGTGGGGTTAGCGTGGCCGCCATCCAGATCGCCAAGCTCTTCGGGGCCCGGGTCGTCGCCACCGCAGGCTCGGAGGAAAAGCTCAGGAAGGCCAAGGAACTGGGAGCCGATGAAACCGTGAACTACACCCACCCCGACTGGCCCAAGGAGGTACGCCGCCTAACGGGCGGGAAAGGTGCCGACAAGGTGGTGGACCACACGGGAGCCCTTTACTTTGAGGGGGTGATCCGGGCCACGGCCAATGGGGGCAGAATCGCCATCGCCGGGGCTTCCTCGGGATACGAGGGCACCCTTCCCTTCGCCCACGTGTTCTTCCGGCAACTTTCCATCCTGGGCTCCACCATGGGCTCCAAAAGCCGCCTTTTCCCTATCCTGCGCTTTGTGGAACAGGGAAGGCTAAAGCCCGTGGTGGGGCAGGTGCTTCCCTTGGAGGAGGCTGCGGAGGGACACCGCCTCCTGGAGGAGCGGCGCATCTTCGGCAAAGTGGTGCTACGGGTGGACTAG